The Alkalihalobacillus sp. LMS6 genomic interval TTCGTTCATTGGAGCGGATATAGCAGGATGGACGGGTGGCCTTGTCGCAACTATAGCGATTTTCTTACCTGCTTTTCTGTTGATTTTAGGTGTGTTGCCGTTTTGGCATGCGTTACGAAGCAATCAACGCATGAAAGGCGCTTTTGTTGCGGTAAATGCCGCGGTAGTAGGCATTTTGATTGCGGCATTCTATCAACCAATTTGGACGAGCGCCATCCTTGGTCCAATAGATTTTGCGCTCGCCGCACTACTGTTTTTCATGCTGATGTATATGAAATGCCCACCGTGGCTAGTGGTTGTCACTGGCGCTCTCGGAGGATTGCTTCTTCAAGGATTTTAATCGCCCTTGAAAAATTCCCTCGTTAATTGAAGAAACTGCTGTACCCCTTTACTCATCTCCTTGTCCTTATGATAAGCGAGATGAGTTTTTAGTGCAGGAAAAGTTGCGTCAAACGGCACGGCGCAAAGTAATCCTTCCCGTACCTCTGCCTCAACAACCAACTCTGGCAAAAAAGCGATTCCAATATTGGCGACCACACACTTTTTAATGGCTTCTAAACTAGTAAATTCAAGTGACGACTTTGGTGTAACATGAGCTTTGTGGAGTAGATTTTCTAATAGCACTCTGTATGAACACCCTTTTTCTGTAAAAAGGATGGCCTCATTCTCCAAGTCTTCTGGAGAGATGTTTTTTTGAGCGGCGAAGGGGTGATCTGGTGCAACGACCATGAGAAGTCGTTCTTCAATCAGGGCTTCCGTATGTAATAAAGACCGTTCCTTTGTCGTCACGTCCATAATAAAAGCAAGATCGATCTCTCCATTCAATAAAGATTCAGTCGCAAGTTTGTCGGAGTGCGCAGGTTTGAAAACTAGCTTGCTAGTGGGGTTTTGTTGAGTAAAGGTATGTAATAACGTTGGTAAACGATATGTACATTGGCTTTCTTGCGCCCCGATGACAATGGTTTCTTTCTGGCTTAACAGGGAGACTCGTGCGGTTTCTTCTAATTGAATCAGTTGATGCGCATAAGGTCGAAGTTGTTGACCAGCTTTTGTTAAAATGATTTTTTTCCCAAGACGTTGGAAGAGCGAGCACTGTAGTTCATGCTCTAAGCTTTTTATTTGCGCCGTGATGCTTGATTGCGCGTACTGCAATCTTTCAGCTGTCTTCGTAAAGTTAAGAGTCTCACAAACGTCTAAAAATGTTCTTAAGTGCTTACGGTCCATAAGTGCCTCCTATCGAAAAAACTGATTGGTTTGATCAAAAACATTCGCTGTTTTGATTAGTGTACGTGATGTACGCTCAGAAGAGAAGGATGTTGAAGGAGGAGATTAGCATGAAAACAATCTTGATTTTGAATGGACACGACCGTTATGAACGGGCACAAGGGCATTTAAATGAAGCTCTCTTGAGAGAAACTCAAACAATGCTCAAGGGGAGTTATCAAACGATACAAACAAATATCGTTGAAGGATATAGCGTTGAAGAAGAAATCGAGAAATGTAAAGCGGCAGACGTAATGGTTGTACAAGCGCCGGTTTATTGGTTTAGTGTTCCAGGCATTGTCAAAAAGTACATGGATGATGTGTTTGTGCCAGGCATATTTTTTACAAAGTCATCTAAATTTGGTCGCGGTGGTCTCATGACAGATAAGAATTACATGCTTTCACTCACCTGGGGAGCACGAGAAGCAGAATTTAATGCGACAAGTGGTGATTTTTTAGAAGGGTTGTCTGAAGACCAAGTTTTATTCAGTGTGCATAAGACATTTGCTTATTGTGGTATGACGGCTTTACCTACTTTTTCAGTGTATGGAGCGATGAAATTAGATTCATTTGATCGACCAATTAAAGCATTGCAAGAGCATATAAGGAAATTTTTTTGATAATAAGAGATGCCGATTGATTAAAATCGCATGAACTCGCTATGATAGTGGTAGAGGTGTTTTGATGAATCAAGAAATTATGATTGAAAAAGCGTCGGCTGCATCAACGGTCGGGGCAACGTTAAACAGTATGGCTGTTGGCGATATGGTCGAAATCATGACGGGATCAAGCGACAAAACGGTGATAGAAAATACGATGGTTGCATTGTGGCAAGGAAAGAACAATCGCTTTAGCCATGAATTTGCGTATGAAGCAAAAATGGGCAAGAAGACGTTAGGAATGATGACGTGTTATCCAGTACCTGTTATGGATAAATTAGCGATTCCTACTGCCAAACAACTTCTACAGATTCGGGGAATGGCGATGGTTTCATATGCGCTAAAGCATCCTCGTTCCATTTATGCGTTGCTGACGATGGAAGAAGGAAAGAAGGATGAGTTTCACGTCGGGTCTATTGCTCTGTTGCCTGAAAGCAGAGGGCTTGGTATCGGCAAGCAACTTCTGCAAAAAGCAGAAGCCTTAGCAAGAGAAGCGTCTTTTTCAAAAATTTCATTAACCGTACGTGAGGATAATCCAAAAGCGAGACAACTGTACGAGCGAATTGGGTATCGTCCGGTTGGACATATTGCTCGAGGGCCATTAAGCTTGTATCGAATGATGAAGCCTTTGAGTAAAGGAGAGATTCAACATGGCGAAGCATAAAATTTACACGATGCCGTTTGCTGACGTCTACCCACTCTATGTGAAAAAAGCAGAGCGCAAAGGGCGAACACAAGCGGAAGTTGATCAAATTATCCAGTGGCTAACCGGATACAGTGATGAGTCTCTACAGGAACAGATTGATCAAAAAACTGATTTTGAATCATTTTTTGCAGATGCACCACAATTAAACACGGCTCGTTCTATGATTAAAGGTGTGATTTGTGGCGTGCGGGTGGAAGAAATTGAAGAACCTACGATGCAAGAAATTCGTTACCTCGATAAGCTCATTGACGAGCTTGCAAAAGGGAAGACGATGGAAAAAATATTACGTAAAGAAGCACCATCTACTTAGATAGGTGCTTTTTTCGTCATGAGACAATCTGTTCACGACATACTTCTAGAAAAAAGAATGGACGGACGATGCAGATGAAAAAAGGGAATCATAAATTTGTATTCTATACGATTAAAGTAACGAAGCTAAAACGATTTCTTTTGTTGGACATGGTCGCAGGAACAGGCATTTACTTCACAGTCAAAGTCGTGACAGCTAGCGTTGTGGCAGGGATGGTAGGGAGTGTCATTGGTACAGAAGGGATAAAGCGATGGCCTCGAAAAGAATGAACATCACCTTTTATTTGTTTAAATATGGAAAGTGAGGGTATTTGAAACAAAACAAATGAAGGAGAGTTGTTCTGTATGAATGTCCAACGCATAATAGGGATCATCTTCTTGCTGTTTTCAATAGGAGTTCTCATTTATGGCTTTGTGACGGGCGTGCATGTGCCGGTTGTGCTCATACCGAGTGTACTTATTGCAATGGTCTTAATCGTAGGAATTCGAAGCCCCTCCCAATATCGCTGAAGCTTTCCAATAAAGGGGAAAGCTTTTTTAAGTTGTTCGTAACAGTAAATGTGAAAAATGAATGGATTTTGGGCATTCGATTTTGTCCGAAGATCATTTCCTGCTATGCTAGTGTAGTAAGAGAGATGATACGAAGGACGTGTCAAAAAAAGGAGGCGATGTAAAAGTGGGTAGAAAAATCATCTACATTGTCATTGCACTTTTACTTGTCAGTATAGCAGCTGTTGTATTAATAAACTTTATCCCTTCCCAAACCACCATAGAGGACGAAATGGCGAATTATGAAGACGAGTTCGGCGAGATTACGTCATTACAAATTGTCCAAGAGTCCAATGAACGATCCGATTCATCGAGAAGAGAAGTTGTGCTCGAGGACCGCGACGAGATTATGGCGCTTTTTGAACAAGGAAATGAGACAGAGCTTGTTTCAAATGATCGTGCACCGACTGTTAACTACCATTTGGAAATTGAAACGACTGAGCATTCCGTTTATACCGCACCGACAATTATTGTGAGTGATGTGACGTTTGCTTATGGCGAGTCTCGTTTTCATGTGAATGGCACAAACTTCTTGTTGGAAGCCATTGAAACGGGTGATTTTGATTGGGACTATGATGAATAATAGCGCTAACGTGAGGTCGTACATACGGCTTCACGTTTTT includes:
- a CDS encoding N-acetyltransferase, with the protein product MNQEIMIEKASAASTVGATLNSMAVGDMVEIMTGSSDKTVIENTMVALWQGKNNRFSHEFAYEAKMGKKTLGMMTCYPVPVMDKLAIPTAKQLLQIRGMAMVSYALKHPRSIYALLTMEEGKKDEFHVGSIALLPESRGLGIGKQLLQKAEALAREASFSKISLTVREDNPKARQLYERIGYRPVGHIARGPLSLYRMMKPLSKGEIQHGEA
- a CDS encoding NAD(P)H-dependent oxidoreductase; protein product: MKTILILNGHDRYERAQGHLNEALLRETQTMLKGSYQTIQTNIVEGYSVEEEIEKCKAADVMVVQAPVYWFSVPGIVKKYMDDVFVPGIFFTKSSKFGRGGLMTDKNYMLSLTWGAREAEFNATSGDFLEGLSEDQVLFSVHKTFAYCGMTALPTFSVYGAMKLDSFDRPIKALQEHIRKFF
- a CDS encoding LysR family transcriptional regulator; this translates as MDRKHLRTFLDVCETLNFTKTAERLQYAQSSITAQIKSLEHELQCSLFQRLGKKIILTKAGQQLRPYAHQLIQLEETARVSLLSQKETIVIGAQESQCTYRLPTLLHTFTQQNPTSKLVFKPAHSDKLATESLLNGEIDLAFIMDVTTKERSLLHTEALIEERLLMVVAPDHPFAAQKNISPEDLENEAILFTEKGCSYRVLLENLLHKAHVTPKSSLEFTSLEAIKKCVVANIGIAFLPELVVEAEVREGLLCAVPFDATFPALKTHLAYHKDKEMSKGVQQFLQLTREFFKGD
- a CDS encoding DUF2200 domain-containing protein; its protein translation is MAKHKIYTMPFADVYPLYVKKAERKGRTQAEVDQIIQWLTGYSDESLQEQIDQKTDFESFFADAPQLNTARSMIKGVICGVRVEEIEEPTMQEIRYLDKLIDELAKGKTMEKILRKEAPST